One Xiphophorus couchianus chromosome 1, X_couchianus-1.0, whole genome shotgun sequence genomic region harbors:
- the dpm1 gene encoding dolichol-phosphate mannosyltransferase subunit 1: MASRKSLQANRANGDKYSVLLPTYNERENLPLIVWLLVKYFGESGHDYEIIVIDDGSPDGTLEVAEQLQKIYGDDKMLLRPRAKKLGLGTAYIHGMKHATGNFIIIMDADLSHHPKFIPQFIKKQKEGDYDLVSGTRYQGSGGVYGWDLRRKLISRGANFLAQVLLRPGASDLTGSFRLYKKKVLESLVERCVSKGYVFQMEMIVRARQLNYTVGEVPISFVDRVYGESKLGGNEIVSYAKGLLTLFATT; the protein is encoded by the exons ATGGCGAGTAGAAAGTCTTTGCAGGCAAACAGAGCGAACGGAGACAAGTACTCCGTCCTGCTACCGACGTACAACGAGAGAGAAAACCTTCCTCTGATCGTGTGGCTCTTGGTGAAATATTTCGGGGAAAG TGGGCATGATTATGAGATCATTGTCATTGACGACGGAAGCCCAGATGGGACACTGGAGGTGGCAGAACAGCTGCAGAAAATTTATGGAGATGACAAAATG CTTCTGCGACCGCGAGCGAAAAAACTGGGCCTTG GCACGGCCTACATTCATGGCATGAAGCACGCGACTGGGAACTTCATCATTATAATGGATGCAGATCTGTCCCACCAT CCCAAGTTTATCCCACAGTTTATCAA aaaacagAAGGAGGGTGATTATGACCTTGTGTCCGGCACTCGATACCAAGGCAGTGGAGGTGTGTACGGCTGGGACCTGCGCAGGAAACTCATCAG CCGGGGAGCCAACTTTTTGGCCCAGGTGCTGTTGAGACCCGGCGCGTCAGACCTCACAGGAAGCTTCAG GTTGTACAAGAAGAAAGTGTTGGAGAGCCTGGTTGAGCGGTGTGTGTCCAAAGGCTACGTTTTTCAGATGGAGATGATCGTCCGAGCCAGGCAACTGAACTACACAGTGGGAGAG GTGCCCATCTCCTTTGTGGACCGGGTTTACGGGGAGTCCAAGCTCGGAGGGAATGAGATTGTTTCGTATGCGAAGGGACTGCTCACGCTGTTCGCCACGACGTGA